From Polyodon spathula isolate WHYD16114869_AA chromosome 24, ASM1765450v1, whole genome shotgun sequence, one genomic window encodes:
- the LOC121298701 gene encoding major histocompatibility complex class I-related gene protein-like isoform X2: MDWAVPLVVLWWCCFASAVTHRLDYLFTATTQNSGLPSVVAVAIVDGVQIEYYDSNIKKVILRQDWIENALEPKAWTTHVDDAIEQNYKMERALKMTMVQFNHTKGIHTYQRWGGCEVSEERSKIYWSDAYDGNVFVKYDEASQTWTATMEKASFFKRKWEASRPFKEFIRTIFQEECIKLVRKYSPNVIQILERKVPPEVRLLQKKASHTDPAVVTCHVTGFYPRDVNVTWLRDGQGPLEEGVWSGEVLPNMDGTHQVRKTLTVSPEEQARHRYTCQVDHASLGEKIEEEWVPEPGPHHWFIALGVLGVLIIAVIAGVRIWKQSK, from the exons ATGGACTGGGCTGTGCCACTCGTAGTtctgtggtggtgttgttttgCTTCTGCGG TTACTCACAGGCTGGACTATTTGTTCACCGCTACCACACAAAACAGTGGGTTGCCATCGGTTGTAGCGGTGGCAATTGTCGACGGAGTTCAGATTGAGTACTATGACAGCAACATCAAAAAGGTGATCCTCCGACAGGACTGGATAGAGAATGCGCTGGAACCCAAGGCTTGGACCACACACGTGGATGATGCTATTGAACAAAATTATAAGATGGAAAGGGCTTTAAAAATGACGATGGTACAGTTTAACCATACCAAGG GAATCCACACTTACCAGAGGTGGGGCGGCTGTGAAGTGAGTGAGGAGAGGAGCAAGATTTATTGGAGTGATGCATATGAcggaaatgtttttgttaaatatgatGAGGCGAGCCAGACCTGGACCGCCACCATGGAGAAGGCTTCCTTCTTTAAACGCAAATGGGAGGCTAGTCGGCCGTTCAAAGAATTCATAAGGACGATTTTTCAGGAGGAGTGTATCAAGCTTGTGAGGAAGTACAGTCCGAATGTAATACAAATTCTAGAGAGGAAAG TTCCCCCTGAAGTGAGGCTGTTACAGAAGAAAGCTAGTCACACTGACCCTGCAGTGGTCACCTGTCACGTGACTGGGTTCTATCCTCGAGATGTCAATGTGACCTGGCTGAGAGACGGGCAGGGTCCACTGGAGGAGGGGGTGTGGAGTGGGGAGGTGCTGCCCAACATGGACGGGACCCACCAGGTTAGAAAGACCCTGACCGTGAGCCCGGAGGAGCAGGCGAGACACAGATACACCTGCCAGGTGGACCACGCCAGCCTGGGGGAGAAGATAGAGGAGGAGTGGG ttccagaGCCTGGTCCACACCATTGGTTTATTGCTCTAGGAGTGTTGGGTGTTCTGATTATAGCAGTGATTGCTGGAGTTCGCATCTGGAAGCAAAG caAATGA
- the LOC121298701 gene encoding major histocompatibility complex class I-related gene protein-like isoform X1, whose product MDWAVPLVVLWWCCFASAVTHRLDYLFTATTQNSGLPSVVAVAIVDGVQIEYYDSNIKKVILRQDWIENALEPKAWTTHVDDAIEQNYKMERALKMTMVQFNHTKGIHTYQRWGGCEVSEERSKIYWSDAYDGNVFVKYDEASQTWTATMEKASFFKRKWEASRPFKEFIRTIFQEECIKLVRKYSPNVIQILERKVPPEVRLLQKKASHTDPAVVTCHVTGFYPRDVNVTWLRDGQGPLEEGVWSGEVLPNMDGTHQVRKTLTVSPEEQARHRYTCQVDHASLGEKIEEEWVPEPGPHHWFIALGVLGVLIIAVIAGVRIWKQRHAEI is encoded by the exons ATGGACTGGGCTGTGCCACTCGTAGTtctgtggtggtgttgttttgCTTCTGCGG TTACTCACAGGCTGGACTATTTGTTCACCGCTACCACACAAAACAGTGGGTTGCCATCGGTTGTAGCGGTGGCAATTGTCGACGGAGTTCAGATTGAGTACTATGACAGCAACATCAAAAAGGTGATCCTCCGACAGGACTGGATAGAGAATGCGCTGGAACCCAAGGCTTGGACCACACACGTGGATGATGCTATTGAACAAAATTATAAGATGGAAAGGGCTTTAAAAATGACGATGGTACAGTTTAACCATACCAAGG GAATCCACACTTACCAGAGGTGGGGCGGCTGTGAAGTGAGTGAGGAGAGGAGCAAGATTTATTGGAGTGATGCATATGAcggaaatgtttttgttaaatatgatGAGGCGAGCCAGACCTGGACCGCCACCATGGAGAAGGCTTCCTTCTTTAAACGCAAATGGGAGGCTAGTCGGCCGTTCAAAGAATTCATAAGGACGATTTTTCAGGAGGAGTGTATCAAGCTTGTGAGGAAGTACAGTCCGAATGTAATACAAATTCTAGAGAGGAAAG TTCCCCCTGAAGTGAGGCTGTTACAGAAGAAAGCTAGTCACACTGACCCTGCAGTGGTCACCTGTCACGTGACTGGGTTCTATCCTCGAGATGTCAATGTGACCTGGCTGAGAGACGGGCAGGGTCCACTGGAGGAGGGGGTGTGGAGTGGGGAGGTGCTGCCCAACATGGACGGGACCCACCAGGTTAGAAAGACCCTGACCGTGAGCCCGGAGGAGCAGGCGAGACACAGATACACCTGCCAGGTGGACCACGCCAGCCTGGGGGAGAAGATAGAGGAGGAGTGGG ttccagaGCCTGGTCCACACCATTGGTTTATTGCTCTAGGAGTGTTGGGTGTTCTGATTATAGCAGTGATTGCTGGAGTTCGCATCTGGAAGCAAAG GCACGCAGAAATCTGA